Proteins encoded in a region of the Trichomycterus rosablanca isolate fTriRos1 chromosome 26, fTriRos1.hap1, whole genome shotgun sequence genome:
- the LOC134303568 gene encoding golgin subfamily A member 6-like protein 7 isoform X2 — MACLLRFWSRLRTPRPGDPEHPEVEKNQPGKPKKDGKRWKLKSLRKIFRRKKKVTGEGEEAAAAEDHRSLIQPEHEADDAHQGTGNLEVETHDEVVKGLDGSRDHLLEYETLKVLETKSEHLRKRIKFLLEKNEKQIELKSVRAEVETLQKKKRVRRGTRGRGRKIHYRKREEEEPETGDVRQPQTGEAGEETQQVMKVEEEKKVMDVVMETEEAEAEACYEQPLEESRVKFLDEAKDESLQKKKRVRRGTRGRGRKIHYRKREEEEPETGDVRQPQTGEAGEETQQIMKVEEEKKVMDMVMETEEAEAEACYEQPLAEESRVKLLDEAKDESLQKKKRVRRGTRGRGRKIHYRKREEEEPETGDVRQPQTGEAGEETQQIMKVEEEKKVMDVVMETEEAEACYEQPLAEESRVKFLDEAKDEGLQKKKKVKRGTRGRGQKIHYRKREEEEPETGDVRQPQTGEAGEKTQQIMKVEEEKKVMDVVMETEEAEACYEQPLAEAKTTYWYGAGTNHWYHQHYQQPYYQQPPPATYWYGQIDTGAGTNHWCHQYYQQPYYQQPPPATYWYGQMDTGKGTTYWYNHDQQHPQATYWYGPENSGNQWCQW, encoded by the exons ATGGCTTGTCTCTTGCGATTTTGGTCCCGCCTGAGGACACCGAGGCCCGGGGACCCTGAGCACCCCGAGGTGGAGAAGAACCAACCGGGGAAACCAAAGAAAGATGGAAAAAGGTGGAAGCTTAAAAGCTTGAGGAAGATTTTTAGGAGGAAGAAGAAGGTGACCGGCGAAGGTGAAGAGGCAGCAGCAGCTGAAGATCATCGGAGCCTCATCCAGCCGGAACACGAGGCTGATGATGCCCACCAGGGAACCGGGAACCTGGAGGTGGAGACCCATGACGAGGTCGTTAAAGGTCTGGATGGATCTAGAGATCATCTTCTGG AATATGAGACCCTGAAGGTGTTGGAGACCAAGTCTGAGCACCTTAGAAAACGCATAAAGTTCCTCCTGGAAAAAAATGAGAAACAGATTGAGCTCAAATCAGTGAGAGCTGAAGTTGAAACCCTTCAGAAGAAAAAAAGGGTGAGGAGAGGAACAAGAGGACGTGGACGTAAAATCCACTACAGGAAGAGGGAGGAAGAAGAACCGGAGACAGGGGATGTTAGACAGCCCCAAACTGGTGAAGCTGGGGAAGAAACCCAGCAGGTGATGAAGGTGGAGGAAGAAAAAAAGGTGATGGACGTGGTGATGGagactgaagaggctgaggctGAGGCCTGTTATGAGCAACCTCTGG AAGAGTCCAGAGTGAAGTTCTTGGATGAAGCCAAAGATGAAAGTCTTCAGAAGAAGAAGAGGGTGAGGAGAGGAACAAGAGGACGTGGACGTAAAATCCACTACAGGAAGAGGGAGGAAGAAGAACCGGAGACAGGGGATGTTAGACAGCCCCAAACTGGTGAAGCTGGAGAAGAAACCCAGCAGATCATGAAGGTGGAGGAAGAAAAAAAGGTGATGGACATGGTGATGGagactgaagaggctgaggctGAGGCCTGTTATGAGCAACCTCTGG CAGAAGAGTCCAGAGTGAAGCTCTTGGATGAAGCCAAGGATGAAAGTCTTCAGAAGAAGAAGAGGGTGAGGAGAGGAACAAGAGGACGTGGACGTAAAATCCACTACAGGAAGAGGGAGGAAGAAGAACCGGAGACAGGGGATGTTAGACAGCCCCAAACTGGTGAAGCTGGGGAAGAAACCCAGCAGATCATGAAGGTGGAGGAAGAGAAAAAGGTGATGGACGTGGTGATGGagactgaagaggctgaggccTGTTATGAGCAACCTCTGG CAGAAGAGTCCAGAGTGAAGTTCTTGGATGAAGCCAAGGACGAAGGTcttcagaagaagaagaaggtgaAGAGAGGAACAAGAGGACGTGGACAAAAAATCCACTACAGGAAGAGGGAGGAAGAAGAACCGGAGACAGGGGATGTTAGACAGCCCCAAACTGGTGAAGCTGGGGAAAAAACCCAGCAGATCATGAAGGTGGAGGAAGAAAAAAAGGTGATGGACGTGGTGATGGagactgaagaggctgaggccTGTTATGAGCAACCTCTGG CAGAAGCAAAAACCACCTACTGGTATGGTGCAGGAACTAACCACTGGTATCACCAGCATTACCAGCAGCCGTATTACCAGCAGCCCCCTCCAGCCACATACTGGtatggacagatagacacaggTGCAGGAACCAACCACTGGTGCCATCAGTATTACCAGCAGCCGTATTACCAGCAGCCCCCTCCAGCCACATACTGGTATGGACAAATGGACACAGGTAAAGGAACTACTTACTGGTACAACCACGACCAGCAGCACCCCCAAGCCACATACTGGTATGGACCAGAAAACAGTGGAAACCAGTGGTGCCAGTGGTAA
- the LOC134303568 gene encoding golgin subfamily A member 6-like protein 7 isoform X1 yields the protein MACLLRFWSRLRTPRPGDPEHPEVEKNQPGKPKKDGKRWKLKSLRKIFRRKKKVTGEGEEAAAAEDHRSLIQPEHEADDAHQGTGNLEVETHDEVVKGLDGSRDHLLEYETLKVLETKSEHLRKRIKFLLEKNEKQIELKSVRAEVETLQKKKRVRRGTRGRGRKIHYRKREEEEPETGDVRQPQTGEAGEETQQVMKVEEEKKVMDVVMETEEAEAEACYEQPLAEESRVKFLDEAKDESLQKKKRVRRGTRGRGRKIHYRKREEEEPETGDVRQPQTGEAGEETQQIMKVEEEKKVMDMVMETEEAEAEACYEQPLAEESRVKLLDEAKDESLQKKKRVRRGTRGRGRKIHYRKREEEEPETGDVRQPQTGEAGEETQQIMKVEEEKKVMDVVMETEEAEACYEQPLAEESRVKFLDEAKDEGLQKKKKVKRGTRGRGQKIHYRKREEEEPETGDVRQPQTGEAGEKTQQIMKVEEEKKVMDVVMETEEAEACYEQPLAEAKTTYWYGAGTNHWYHQHYQQPYYQQPPPATYWYGQIDTGAGTNHWCHQYYQQPYYQQPPPATYWYGQMDTGKGTTYWYNHDQQHPQATYWYGPENSGNQWCQW from the exons ATGGCTTGTCTCTTGCGATTTTGGTCCCGCCTGAGGACACCGAGGCCCGGGGACCCTGAGCACCCCGAGGTGGAGAAGAACCAACCGGGGAAACCAAAGAAAGATGGAAAAAGGTGGAAGCTTAAAAGCTTGAGGAAGATTTTTAGGAGGAAGAAGAAGGTGACCGGCGAAGGTGAAGAGGCAGCAGCAGCTGAAGATCATCGGAGCCTCATCCAGCCGGAACACGAGGCTGATGATGCCCACCAGGGAACCGGGAACCTGGAGGTGGAGACCCATGACGAGGTCGTTAAAGGTCTGGATGGATCTAGAGATCATCTTCTGG AATATGAGACCCTGAAGGTGTTGGAGACCAAGTCTGAGCACCTTAGAAAACGCATAAAGTTCCTCCTGGAAAAAAATGAGAAACAGATTGAGCTCAAATCAGTGAGAGCTGAAGTTGAAACCCTTCAGAAGAAAAAAAGGGTGAGGAGAGGAACAAGAGGACGTGGACGTAAAATCCACTACAGGAAGAGGGAGGAAGAAGAACCGGAGACAGGGGATGTTAGACAGCCCCAAACTGGTGAAGCTGGGGAAGAAACCCAGCAGGTGATGAAGGTGGAGGAAGAAAAAAAGGTGATGGACGTGGTGATGGagactgaagaggctgaggctGAGGCCTGTTATGAGCAACCTCTGG CAGAAGAGTCCAGAGTGAAGTTCTTGGATGAAGCCAAAGATGAAAGTCTTCAGAAGAAGAAGAGGGTGAGGAGAGGAACAAGAGGACGTGGACGTAAAATCCACTACAGGAAGAGGGAGGAAGAAGAACCGGAGACAGGGGATGTTAGACAGCCCCAAACTGGTGAAGCTGGAGAAGAAACCCAGCAGATCATGAAGGTGGAGGAAGAAAAAAAGGTGATGGACATGGTGATGGagactgaagaggctgaggctGAGGCCTGTTATGAGCAACCTCTGG CAGAAGAGTCCAGAGTGAAGCTCTTGGATGAAGCCAAGGATGAAAGTCTTCAGAAGAAGAAGAGGGTGAGGAGAGGAACAAGAGGACGTGGACGTAAAATCCACTACAGGAAGAGGGAGGAAGAAGAACCGGAGACAGGGGATGTTAGACAGCCCCAAACTGGTGAAGCTGGGGAAGAAACCCAGCAGATCATGAAGGTGGAGGAAGAGAAAAAGGTGATGGACGTGGTGATGGagactgaagaggctgaggccTGTTATGAGCAACCTCTGG CAGAAGAGTCCAGAGTGAAGTTCTTGGATGAAGCCAAGGACGAAGGTcttcagaagaagaagaaggtgaAGAGAGGAACAAGAGGACGTGGACAAAAAATCCACTACAGGAAGAGGGAGGAAGAAGAACCGGAGACAGGGGATGTTAGACAGCCCCAAACTGGTGAAGCTGGGGAAAAAACCCAGCAGATCATGAAGGTGGAGGAAGAAAAAAAGGTGATGGACGTGGTGATGGagactgaagaggctgaggccTGTTATGAGCAACCTCTGG CAGAAGCAAAAACCACCTACTGGTATGGTGCAGGAACTAACCACTGGTATCACCAGCATTACCAGCAGCCGTATTACCAGCAGCCCCCTCCAGCCACATACTGGtatggacagatagacacaggTGCAGGAACCAACCACTGGTGCCATCAGTATTACCAGCAGCCGTATTACCAGCAGCCCCCTCCAGCCACATACTGGTATGGACAAATGGACACAGGTAAAGGAACTACTTACTGGTACAACCACGACCAGCAGCACCCCCAAGCCACATACTGGTATGGACCAGAAAACAGTGGAAACCAGTGGTGCCAGTGGTAA
- the LOC134303568 gene encoding titin-like isoform X4 produces the protein MACLLRFWSRLRTPRPGDPEHPEVEKNQPGKPKKDGKRWKLKSLRKIFRRKKKVTGEGEEAAAAEDHRSLIQPEHEADDAHQGTGNLEVETHDEVVKGLDGSRDHLLEYETLKVLETKSEHLRKRIKFLLEKNEKQIELKSVRAEVETLQKKKRVRRGTRGRGRKIHYRKREEEEPETGDVRQPQTGEAGEETQQVMKVEEEKKVMDVVMETEEAEAEACYEQPLAEESRVKFLDEAKDESLQKKKRVRRGTRGRGRKIHYRKREEEEPETGDVRQPQTGEAGEETQQIMKVEEEKKVMDMVMETEEAEAEACYEQPLEESRVKLLDEAKDESLQKKKRVRRGTRGRGRKIHYRKREEEEPETGDVRQPQTGEAGEETQQIMKVEEEKKVMDVVMETEEAEACYEQPLAEESRVKFLDEAKDEGLQKKKKVKRGTRGRGQKIHYRKREEEEPETGDVRQPQTGEAGEKTQQIMKVEEEKKVMDVVMETEEAEACYEQPLAEAKTTYWYGAGTNHWYHQHYQQPYYQQPPPATYWYGQIDTGAGTNHWCHQYYQQPYYQQPPPATYWYGQMDTGKGTTYWYNHDQQHPQATYWYGPENSGNQWCQW, from the exons ATGGCTTGTCTCTTGCGATTTTGGTCCCGCCTGAGGACACCGAGGCCCGGGGACCCTGAGCACCCCGAGGTGGAGAAGAACCAACCGGGGAAACCAAAGAAAGATGGAAAAAGGTGGAAGCTTAAAAGCTTGAGGAAGATTTTTAGGAGGAAGAAGAAGGTGACCGGCGAAGGTGAAGAGGCAGCAGCAGCTGAAGATCATCGGAGCCTCATCCAGCCGGAACACGAGGCTGATGATGCCCACCAGGGAACCGGGAACCTGGAGGTGGAGACCCATGACGAGGTCGTTAAAGGTCTGGATGGATCTAGAGATCATCTTCTGG AATATGAGACCCTGAAGGTGTTGGAGACCAAGTCTGAGCACCTTAGAAAACGCATAAAGTTCCTCCTGGAAAAAAATGAGAAACAGATTGAGCTCAAATCAGTGAGAGCTGAAGTTGAAACCCTTCAGAAGAAAAAAAGGGTGAGGAGAGGAACAAGAGGACGTGGACGTAAAATCCACTACAGGAAGAGGGAGGAAGAAGAACCGGAGACAGGGGATGTTAGACAGCCCCAAACTGGTGAAGCTGGGGAAGAAACCCAGCAGGTGATGAAGGTGGAGGAAGAAAAAAAGGTGATGGACGTGGTGATGGagactgaagaggctgaggctGAGGCCTGTTATGAGCAACCTCTGG CAGAAGAGTCCAGAGTGAAGTTCTTGGATGAAGCCAAAGATGAAAGTCTTCAGAAGAAGAAGAGGGTGAGGAGAGGAACAAGAGGACGTGGACGTAAAATCCACTACAGGAAGAGGGAGGAAGAAGAACCGGAGACAGGGGATGTTAGACAGCCCCAAACTGGTGAAGCTGGAGAAGAAACCCAGCAGATCATGAAGGTGGAGGAAGAAAAAAAGGTGATGGACATGGTGATGGagactgaagaggctgaggctGAGGCCTGTTATGAGCAACCTCTGG AAGAGTCCAGAGTGAAGCTCTTGGATGAAGCCAAGGATGAAAGTCTTCAGAAGAAGAAGAGGGTGAGGAGAGGAACAAGAGGACGTGGACGTAAAATCCACTACAGGAAGAGGGAGGAAGAAGAACCGGAGACAGGGGATGTTAGACAGCCCCAAACTGGTGAAGCTGGGGAAGAAACCCAGCAGATCATGAAGGTGGAGGAAGAGAAAAAGGTGATGGACGTGGTGATGGagactgaagaggctgaggccTGTTATGAGCAACCTCTGG CAGAAGAGTCCAGAGTGAAGTTCTTGGATGAAGCCAAGGACGAAGGTcttcagaagaagaagaaggtgaAGAGAGGAACAAGAGGACGTGGACAAAAAATCCACTACAGGAAGAGGGAGGAAGAAGAACCGGAGACAGGGGATGTTAGACAGCCCCAAACTGGTGAAGCTGGGGAAAAAACCCAGCAGATCATGAAGGTGGAGGAAGAAAAAAAGGTGATGGACGTGGTGATGGagactgaagaggctgaggccTGTTATGAGCAACCTCTGG CAGAAGCAAAAACCACCTACTGGTATGGTGCAGGAACTAACCACTGGTATCACCAGCATTACCAGCAGCCGTATTACCAGCAGCCCCCTCCAGCCACATACTGGtatggacagatagacacaggTGCAGGAACCAACCACTGGTGCCATCAGTATTACCAGCAGCCGTATTACCAGCAGCCCCCTCCAGCCACATACTGGTATGGACAAATGGACACAGGTAAAGGAACTACTTACTGGTACAACCACGACCAGCAGCACCCCCAAGCCACATACTGGTATGGACCAGAAAACAGTGGAAACCAGTGGTGCCAGTGGTAA
- the LOC134303568 gene encoding golgin subfamily A member 6-like protein 7 isoform X3 — protein sequence MACLLRFWSRLRTPRPGDPEHPEVEKNQPGKPKKDGKRWKLKSLRKIFRRKKKVTGEGEEAAAAEDHRSLIQPEHEADDAHQGTGNLEVETHDEVVKGLDGSRDHLLEYETLKVLETKSEHLRKRIKFLLEKNEKQIELKSVRAEVETLQKKKRVRRGTRGRGRKIHYRKREEEEPETGDVRQPQTGEAGEETQQVMKVEEEKKVMDVVMETEEAEAEACYEQPLAEESRVKFLDEAKDESLQKKKRVRRGTRGRGRKIHYRKREEEEPETGDVRQPQTGEAGEETQQIMKVEEEKKVMDMVMETEEAEAEACYEQPLAEESRVKLLDEAKDESLQKKKRVRRGTRGRGRKIHYRKREEEEPETGDVRQPQTGEAGEETQQIMKVEEEKKVMDVVMETEEAEACYEQPLEESRVKFLDEAKDEGLQKKKKVKRGTRGRGQKIHYRKREEEEPETGDVRQPQTGEAGEKTQQIMKVEEEKKVMDVVMETEEAEACYEQPLAEAKTTYWYGAGTNHWYHQHYQQPYYQQPPPATYWYGQIDTGAGTNHWCHQYYQQPYYQQPPPATYWYGQMDTGKGTTYWYNHDQQHPQATYWYGPENSGNQWCQW from the exons ATGGCTTGTCTCTTGCGATTTTGGTCCCGCCTGAGGACACCGAGGCCCGGGGACCCTGAGCACCCCGAGGTGGAGAAGAACCAACCGGGGAAACCAAAGAAAGATGGAAAAAGGTGGAAGCTTAAAAGCTTGAGGAAGATTTTTAGGAGGAAGAAGAAGGTGACCGGCGAAGGTGAAGAGGCAGCAGCAGCTGAAGATCATCGGAGCCTCATCCAGCCGGAACACGAGGCTGATGATGCCCACCAGGGAACCGGGAACCTGGAGGTGGAGACCCATGACGAGGTCGTTAAAGGTCTGGATGGATCTAGAGATCATCTTCTGG AATATGAGACCCTGAAGGTGTTGGAGACCAAGTCTGAGCACCTTAGAAAACGCATAAAGTTCCTCCTGGAAAAAAATGAGAAACAGATTGAGCTCAAATCAGTGAGAGCTGAAGTTGAAACCCTTCAGAAGAAAAAAAGGGTGAGGAGAGGAACAAGAGGACGTGGACGTAAAATCCACTACAGGAAGAGGGAGGAAGAAGAACCGGAGACAGGGGATGTTAGACAGCCCCAAACTGGTGAAGCTGGGGAAGAAACCCAGCAGGTGATGAAGGTGGAGGAAGAAAAAAAGGTGATGGACGTGGTGATGGagactgaagaggctgaggctGAGGCCTGTTATGAGCAACCTCTGG CAGAAGAGTCCAGAGTGAAGTTCTTGGATGAAGCCAAAGATGAAAGTCTTCAGAAGAAGAAGAGGGTGAGGAGAGGAACAAGAGGACGTGGACGTAAAATCCACTACAGGAAGAGGGAGGAAGAAGAACCGGAGACAGGGGATGTTAGACAGCCCCAAACTGGTGAAGCTGGAGAAGAAACCCAGCAGATCATGAAGGTGGAGGAAGAAAAAAAGGTGATGGACATGGTGATGGagactgaagaggctgaggctGAGGCCTGTTATGAGCAACCTCTGG CAGAAGAGTCCAGAGTGAAGCTCTTGGATGAAGCCAAGGATGAAAGTCTTCAGAAGAAGAAGAGGGTGAGGAGAGGAACAAGAGGACGTGGACGTAAAATCCACTACAGGAAGAGGGAGGAAGAAGAACCGGAGACAGGGGATGTTAGACAGCCCCAAACTGGTGAAGCTGGGGAAGAAACCCAGCAGATCATGAAGGTGGAGGAAGAGAAAAAGGTGATGGACGTGGTGATGGagactgaagaggctgaggccTGTTATGAGCAACCTCTGG AAGAGTCCAGAGTGAAGTTCTTGGATGAAGCCAAGGACGAAGGTcttcagaagaagaagaaggtgaAGAGAGGAACAAGAGGACGTGGACAAAAAATCCACTACAGGAAGAGGGAGGAAGAAGAACCGGAGACAGGGGATGTTAGACAGCCCCAAACTGGTGAAGCTGGGGAAAAAACCCAGCAGATCATGAAGGTGGAGGAAGAAAAAAAGGTGATGGACGTGGTGATGGagactgaagaggctgaggccTGTTATGAGCAACCTCTGG CAGAAGCAAAAACCACCTACTGGTATGGTGCAGGAACTAACCACTGGTATCACCAGCATTACCAGCAGCCGTATTACCAGCAGCCCCCTCCAGCCACATACTGGtatggacagatagacacaggTGCAGGAACCAACCACTGGTGCCATCAGTATTACCAGCAGCCGTATTACCAGCAGCCCCCTCCAGCCACATACTGGTATGGACAAATGGACACAGGTAAAGGAACTACTTACTGGTACAACCACGACCAGCAGCACCCCCAAGCCACATACTGGTATGGACCAGAAAACAGTGGAAACCAGTGGTGCCAGTGGTAA